AACAATATCAATGATGTGTCTTCTAGACCACTATATTGATCGACTGGTTCATCACAACTTATTTTCACCCTTGCTGCTGCTCAAAAGGGGTGAAAACGAAGTATTCGGAGAAGAAATACGAGTCTGTTGAAAATGAGAAGCGGGTAaaacagttttctttttaatatgtatGGTCCCATCAAAATATCAAATTTAACTCTGCCAAACACCATTCCAGTATACAGTAGAATATGCAATTGTGTGGAGAAGAACCGACCAGCAGTGATAAAACTTCAGAAATGTGTGCAATAAAACCACATCATTTGACTAACGTTTTGCATGGGTAAAGTGAAGTAGAAAAGCAAACTGgattacaaagaaaataaaagtgtagGAAATGCATGTATGCATGCCAGTTAGAGATGTATGTGCAATATGCATGGACAGATATGAAAGATTTCATCTCTTTAGAGGCCCCTGTGCATCTCCTTTGTGGACGCCGACACAGTGATGCTGGTGAAACATCAACTGAAAAAAAGCATACAAGAAGCCAAACCTCTCTCTGTCCAGCTCCGCAAGGTGAGAGCTCGTAGAGTCTTTTAAATTATGAGCGGCAGGCACAGTTTATTCAGAAGGTTGGTTTTTATTCAAGCGGCCCTAGGGGAGTGTAATTGGGAAATCCCTCAAACAGTCTTCCCAAAAATAGGTAGGAGGGAGTCTAAGGCGATTCTTTCAAGGACTTCATTGTTTACAGCTTTTCAGAACATATCACAGTGAAAATTAATCACTGAAGTAATGTTTCTACTGTaagcaatattattttaaactgtaggagttttaagttaagtaaagaattgtataaagaacttattatagaaccaactattttattacaCGAGCTGTAAAATGTCTGTGAAATGTTAATATCACTGTTAATATCACAATTCTTCCATTGCTAGCACGGCCCAGGGAGCATGAAAGCATTCATGAACTTGCTGCAAAGCCCCCCCAGCCAGAACGCTGACATGGGGATGCGGGTTCTGAAGCCCCCAAAACACCACCTCAAGACCCTGCCAGCCTGGTGCCGCTGTGGCTGCTGTCTGCCCATGCCAACTCCACAGGAGCAGCTTTGTTGCCGGCGACACCAAGGCCAGTGCATCACCGCCTCGCCACTGTTTTCCCAGCTCGTCCTGGACAGACACGTCTTGAACGCCGTGTTGCTCTATAGAGACCCACTGCGGGACCCGTCCGAGGCCAACTCCAATGACCGGCTGAGACACTGTGCCTATAGCCTCTTCATCGACTGGCGCTTCGGAGAGCTGCAGCCCGGGAGCTTGGCAGTGATCTCCAGCTGCAGCGTGTGGAAGATCAGGGAGCAATACCCCAGCGGGGATGGGCGCTATACTGGTCTGTGTTCTCAAAGCGCAGTTCCTAATCTCTGAACACGATGAAAGCAATGGGGGAATAGGAGGTTGTGCATGTTGAGACAAAGCAGCATGTCTCAAAGATAAATGGAAGTCCGTCTTCACAAACTGGGCAGCGTGGCGTAGCTGGTGCTTTTTGACAAGTGTTGGCCTTGGCCCTTCAAAGAGTACATCTCCACTCTAGGCTGGGCATTGAACATTTCTTGTTTCGTCTGCATTTTCTTTGTCAATTGCTAACTAACGAGATTTAATTTCACGTTTACACTTACTGTTGAGAACAGCTTGGGTCTGAGACAGCTGATTTTGATATTGTTTGTGTACTTTGttataaattattgtatttttatgttttatagattttatgtttttaatctaATGTTTCAGAGGTACAGGAGCTACTTACTTcagttttgctttttatttattcatatcatGTTAACCATTTAACCAGGTACTGAGACCCTGTACTAGGTGAAACGATtattgaaaataacaaaaccatTTATATACAATCATATTCTAATGACTTTTTACACCATTTGTTACTTTTTTATTACATTGATCATTTTGTAAGGACAACAATAAATGCATTCGCTAAAGCCAGGGATTGAATGTGTTGTATTAAGTACAATGGTTGAATTTTTTATTGTGCAATACATCTCAACAGATATATCTAGGTTAATAATGTATATGTCCATGAGTCTTCTAGAGAAGTGTATTTGAATCATTTGTATTTTGGAgtgttttaaagttttacagGTGGTCAGTATTACAGACAATTAACCAATTTTTACCACTGGTGTTTCTACTGTTAGTTATCAGCCAATTAATTCATATACATGATACAAATCACTGTAACAGACCTATTTTAAGGCCAACTGGATTAGTTTACTGAACAGAATAAACTGCTACCATTTTTATTTGACTGATTTAAAAGATCCCCACAGACTCGGGAGAATAAAATCCCAAACAAACACCCAAGCAGGTAGTTTTCAAATCAAAACGGTACATATATTACAGCATTTCAACTATAGCACAATCCCAGACTTCCACAAACCACACAAAACCAATAATCTACCGTCACAAAATCACATACATTATGAAactaaaaacattacaaaatcatAAGGAAAATCTGTAAACCATAATTCATACACCATCCAAAGTTAAATATCACGCTATCAAATACATTACAAGAACAGTTGATGCGCTTTGATTACAAGTCAGGTGTAATTAGATCTCtctctcaatcaatcaatctgggTTAAATGAACACAACACGACCTATTTTACAACCATAATGCAGTGTACACAGCTCCAATACAAAGGCCAAATAAATGGTGAAAGACACTAAAACTGCAGTCCTACGTTATTTACATCaagaatgtatatttttgaaGAACATATTGAACTTGGCAAAACCAGTTACAcagaggtgttttttttttttttttttttttttttttttcccgaaTCTGAAAGCTTGAAAATGACGCCGGACAACAAACCGCAATCGTGCGTCCGGGTTTGCGCAACAAGGCAGCAAGTCACACTCATGAGAGAAAGGGAAAAGGTAGATGTCCCAACAGGAATGGTTAATGTATGACGAGCCTCATGATTGCCAACGCCAGCCTTTTCATCTCCCAAAAGCAGAAGCCATAACATCTGTGACAGAGCAGAACAGCCATGTCTGAGAGCCGCATCTGCTGCCCTTGTCTGTATCGCTGTATCTTCGAGTACGAGACGCCGAGATCAGTGATCATTAGGAGCCGCAAAGTTGGATCTTTTAACAGATTCATCCAGCTGGCGATCTTGGGCTATATAATTGGGTAAGTGGGTACATTGTAACATGGCCACAGCCTGGGGGGGTGGAAACGAACACAACCTGCTTCCAGTGTAAGTGACTGTTCATGACTTCTTTAAagttttatgttttccaaagttGGTTATTTATGAATGGGATCGATCTCAATACTGCCAAATGAATCCAATGTTTCTTTTCAGTCTGACCACCGGGGCTTGCGTTGGAGctttcactttcatttttttttattgatttatttttgtattcatttttttttttttttttgctttattacagtaaatacatttgGACTTCAGCTTCCGAAAATAAGGTGAATCGCCTGCGTTTTCTAAAAACTTATTTCGTTAGGTGGGTCTGTCACAGGAAGGAGTTTTATTCGTGACTGGATGGTGTTTTACACTTTTGCTCCAAGTCATTATAAAGCGTCAAAGAATGAGATCTGCCCGTCTTGCAAAAGCAGGATTGAAAGGGAAGTGCTGAGTGTGTTTCCTATGGAGAATCTAGAAAAGAGAGGAAGTTGACTGTATTTGGCATAAATCCTAAATTTGAACGTTGTGTGAGAGGAAAGGAGAAAAGATCCGAGCTGTTGATCCACGCCGTGTGTACGAGTTATGTAGCCAGGAGAAACTGTTGCAAATCACGATTCATTGATTTACTCAATAATGAAGTTTCCGAATCAGTGGTCAATTTAGAACGTGTTGCTCTAGAATGCATTAGTTCTTCCTCATTTCAAAGCAGGcagaaaaatcaaataaaataagtgttaACTTGccagatatattttttttttttgtattacacaAATGTTGCGGCTTTGTCCACAATGACTCGTTATAAATCTGAGAGAGAAATTGCGGAAAAATTGCGATAGTCACAGCCATATGACAACTATGTAAGTGATGAATATATTTTCTTCAAGCATATTCTGCAGGGTATTTTTCATAATGAAAAAGATTGATCACTTATTGTGTGTggtgcatgtgtgttttgaatgtttaattATTCCTGTTTTTtagtatttgtgtttgtataaTGTACGTATTTAAGTGAATTGAAAGACgttttgaagaaaaataaagagagcaatctgtttacaaatgtatgttttgaaGAGTGAATATTTAGAGCTGAAAGTGAACTGATCTGATCTATATTGGGCAGcgtgcaaatatgtttttatgaaAGAATGTCATAGAAGTAGGTCTATACATACAAAAGTTCAGCCATTCTTGATTCAGTGCCTGTAAAACTATCCTGAGGGCCCAGGTGCTGTGGGTAACTGAAGCACGCCTCTGTGCCCTCTTTCCTCAGGTGGGTGCTGGTCTGGCAGAAGGGCTATCAGGAGTTTGACTCCATCATCAGCTCGGTGACCACCAAAGTAAAAGGCATTGCTGTGACAAATGACAGCCATCTGGGATTCAGGGTCTGGGATGTGGCCGATTACGTCATCCCACCACAGGTATTAAGAACTGAGCAGGTACAAGATATTAATTTTTGACTCTCACTGTCAGCCAGTGGAGTTCATCTCTGTGGGTCCAGTAACCTGGCATGGGGTCTGGGTTGGTGTCCATTGGTGTTTAACACCCAGCACTCCAAACATCAGTCTGGTTTGTGGTCTTTTCCTCTGCATGATGCACAGCTCCTTCTATACATGAGATTATGTTTTCAAGGTATCTGACAagatttttaatgttattttcacTTGGGTCACTTATAATTCAGTTCTGCAGTGAAATGCAAAATGTTCTGATATATAGAATACCATATGATTGCCATTGGTTTTTAGTACTATCTGAGTTTTGGTTCCATAATCTTAATACCAGAGAGCACTGTTGACTTGTATTTGTATCTTTATCTATTCTGCCTGGTGATAGGAAGAGCTGTCCTTTTTTGTGATGACAAACCTCATCATGACCCGTGACCAGATCCAAGCGCAGTGTCCTGAGGTAAGATACTCCCAGAGATGCTCATTTGCAAATAGTCCAAATAAGCACTCCTTAAGGGAAATGCCTTCCAGGTGTCCCTAGAATTTTCATTCTCTCTTACATAGTTATATTGGACTTCATTTGTATACATCCTCCAGAAATAATGAACATGCCTAGAGGCTATAGTCATCTAGATCTGTAATGAGGTGCAAATTGAACCTTTAAAATCAAAGGCAGATTAAGTACATTTTATAGAGGATTTTTACTATAAATCTCACCCCTGTGGTTTCAGTATTGGTCTTAAGCCCCTATAAATGTAAACGGAAGCTTATAATTGTGAATTTGTGATGTGGGTtaagcattcatttatttttacattgtcATTTGTTCAGGTGCCCGACGATTCTAGCAAATGCACCTCCGACAGCAACTGTACAGCAGGCTTCAGCGATGTGCACAGCAGTGGTAGGTATCTagatgcaatgttttttttttaatgagttcTCTATTTTAATACCTGCATAAAATGAACCCATCATTAGGTATCCAGACAGGCCGATGTGTGAACTTCAATGAGACGGTCCGAACATGTGAAGTACAAGCGTGGTGTCCGCTGGAAATAAATGGTGTCAATGACTCTGAGTAAGTAACATGAATCAAATATTACAGCTTGCAAATGTGACTATATAGAATTTTTAGAAGAAAATGCATCGGATAACTGAATGCATTTCCATGTCGTTACTACAGCagtattgtacatttttaagaAGTTTGAAGAAAATACAAGCCACACAAATGTTTTCCTTTACAGTGCAAAATCTATGTTCAAGATGTTGTATAATTTCATAGGTTCAGTGTCTCTGTCAATTAGCATTTCTAAATCTTATGTGAAAGTGTTTTAACACCAGATTGATTACCTTATTTGAACACAGGAGGGATCTATATTACCTATTGCTTAGTATGTCTTATGGTCTTTTCATACCAAATGCCAATCAACTCTTTTAATTTCTCAGGCCTGCCCTTTTGAAAGCAGCAGATAACTTCACTGTGCTGATAAAGAACAACATTCGATACCCGAAATTCAACTTCAACAAGTGAGGACAATCTCGGCTTACTGCTTTATTTCAAGATGGATTATATGAAGATCTCCCAGTGTCCTGGAATGtatccttgttttgttttttctgcagaAGAAACATCCTGCCAAATATTAGCTCCACGTACCTGAAGACTTGTATATTCAATCGACAGACTGACCCATACTGTCCCATCTTCCGGCTGGGCGACATTGTCCACGAAGCAGGAGAGGACTTCCAGAAAATGGCAGTGGAGGTCAGTGCTGGACTTTACATTACAAGGTGCCTCAGGTTGACAAGAATGCTAGGACCACTGTCTGCACAGCTGTTGGATTGGCTTGTAATTTAATTACAACCTGGGATGAGCGAAACCAATTGATTTGAATGATAATTTGATAACATGCGTTGTGTATTTCAGTAAGGCACACGGTCATCCATTTATCTCTTTGAAACTCACTTTAATAAACTGGTAGACCGAATGCCATAGGGTTATCTGTTCCCTGTAAGAAAGAAGTTCTTTGAAAGGGAATAAAAGCCTATTCAGTTTGGTTGCTTTATGGTTAACCACCACCAGAGCCCCTACTCAAACGgtctgtgtttttaaatatgccTCTGGGTATTGCATATCtgtatttcaaattcaaatgtttGAATATTATAAGATGGACAAATTTTGCATGTCAAATCGTTTTATGGGTTCTGTATTGTGGACAGGGTGGGGTGATGGGAATCCAGATCCGATGGGATTGTGACTTGGACAAGTCTGACAGCAAGTGTGTGCCGACGTACACCTTCCGCAGGTTGGATAACAAGAACCCAAATAACAATGTGGCTCCTGGATATAATTTCAGGTAAGACCATTTAACACTAACCCTATTTGCAAGTTAATGAGGTTTGGAAATGTTAGAACACTGTTTTTTGGGGGCAACTCCTGGCCACTACAAACCAATCCCATTCTCTGAAACCATTTTAACAGGTttgcaaaatattacaaaacGCCTGACGGGGTGGAATCAAGAACCCTGATTAAAGCGTATGGGATACGTTTTGACGTCATGGTTTTTGGAAGGGTGAGTCTTCATACTTTAATCTCTCCACTCATAAATATTTGGAAgattccatttttatttaaggAAAAGTTACTTGTTTCATAACAATGTGAGATGCGTCAGCAAATTTCTTTTAAGGTATAATACCGTTTTTCCCCGTCTCACAAGTATAGTAGATTGTCTAATTGCATTTAGACTTAATTATTAAAGTCAAAGGGTTTTGTCTTTCTGGTACCCATAAGATTTCTTAGCGGTTTGAAATATTGATTTTCAAAATCAGTTGTTAGCTGGTATCTTTATAAATACACCTGGACTCTGAGAAGTAATGCCATTCATGGGCAGTACACTCCTATTGATGTAAAACtgtgtaaatataaaattaattcaaaacaaacCCTACTGTGACGAATACATTTATAACCAAGTTTAAACCTCACGCACAACTTCTTTGACATCTTGTAATTTGTATTGTCTCTCTGTTGAAGGCAGGAAAGTTCAACATCATTCCTACCCTGATTAATGTAGGTTCGGGCCTGGCTCTTTTAGGACTGGTAAGTATGTTTTgaatattgtttaatttaaagtaaCTGGGGAGTCAGTCTATTATGAATTAAAtcatactgacattttattaccTTTTATCATTTTGATAATCGTTAATACTTTTACTAAATCCAAAATTTtaacttgaaagaatacaagtttagtttatacatttcttttactGGGATATTATGAAAGTATCAGTGGGGAGGGAAGAAATAATAAACTACTACTGTATCTGAAGTCCCCAGACTAAATTACTCTACATTGCCTTTCTGCTTTGGGGAATAAAAAAAGCACCCAGTGAAGTGACGTCTTGTCTGTTCTAGGCCACGGTGCTGTGTGATTGCATTGTCTTGTACTGTATGAAGAAAAGGAATTTCTACAGAGAGAAGAAATACAAATTTGTGGATGACTTTGACTTGGTAAGTGGGGATCAAAGGTCTTCCTTTGATTAGAACCGACCCCAATATCCAGGAAGTGGATCGCGTCCTTAAAGTGATGGCTTGTCTTCAAGGGTCCAGGAGAATTCCCTTTTGACATGGAGCGCTGACTGCTAAACTGCTGTGCCTGAATTTGGAAACTGAAGTTCAATTCACTCCTCCATTACActcatttatttaggtttttttccACTCTCTCTCTTAGTTATTATAACATGCACTGAGATATAAACTGTGACTACTGTATTAAAATGCTAATACCTTGGAGAACCCCTATTCTAATTTCAtttcccttttccttttttgtcaATTTTTAAGGTTGCAAATTCACAAACTACATATGGGACCCCATAACCAAAACTCTGAGAAAAGTTGGTATGTGTTGGTTTTAGAGACCAATGATTCAAAACCAGATGCTGCCACTGTTTATAAAATCCAAAGTGGACCACCTGGTCAAAGTTTATACACTCCTGAGCGCTACTGTAAATGTTACTTTCCTTGTTCACAACCCCAACAAATGGCAATGTTTCCACCAGGATATAATCATTTGAATGCTTTTGTAAAACACTGACACGAAGCACAGGAACTGAAGGCAACtgcaaatttatttaaatgatcaaCTAGATACAATATGTATAGAATACTGAAGCACAGTGTTGCCCCTTTTTGCCCCACGGCGTCTGCCCATGCTTTTATACTTGGGTTCTTCTATGTGGCCATGCAGCGGGTAGTGTTTTCAGGTTAATGCTTTTAGTCCAGGAGGTCAGGTCTCTTTTTGGTACATAGAATGAAGTACGGTATTTGCAATCTGATGATCAATAGGAGCAATCTCACTTTTGGAGAGAGTGGACAGAGGAGAAACacctataaaaaataatatatatttcaatgggTTTCATTCTTCTCTGATTCATTCCCTCAAAATATGCTAATAAACTTTTATCATTTCAATCTATCACAAGCCTACAATTGCTTTTGTAAAGATTGCTGTGAAGACCTTTCTTTGTACTGTGATCTAAAAATAGGTGTCTTTGTTACCCTTGGACACAAaccatcagattttttttaccttttctcAACTACTGAATTAAACCTGGTTACCAGCTCTTCTGCACATTCCAACAGTTTTATTAGAGTCAGAGTGGATGTTAATGATacagaaatatgtattaaattgtagaatacaatTGTAATATAAGATTAACTCTGGTTACCATAATGGTTTCTCTTGAATTCAGatcaaaatgtatataaagtaAAAGTATATAAAGGAATTGCACCAATGAGTAAAATTATAATGCATAGTAGATGCAATGTACAGTTatcaaaataaaactatttcaacTCTCATATGTAATCTATTGTCATCTTCACTTGCAAATCTGTCTCCTATATGGTACTTCTAAGTGAAACATCCTTGGTATACAAtcgaaaacattttaaacacaatgaTAATGAGAAGAAAACACAATGATTACACACTGAGAAGAAATAATTCCC
This sequence is a window from Amia ocellicauda isolate fAmiCal2 chromosome 17, fAmiCal2.hap1, whole genome shotgun sequence. Protein-coding genes within it:
- the p2rx4b gene encoding P2X purinoceptor 4b isoform X2, translated to MSESRICCPCLYRCIFEYETPRSVIIRSRKVGSFNRFIQLAILGYIIGWVLVWQKGYQEFDSIISSVTTKVKGIAVTNDSHLGFRVWDVADYVIPPQEELSFFVMTNLIMTRDQIQAQCPEVPDDSSKCTSDSNCTAGFSDVHSSGIQTGRCVNFNETVRTCEVQAWCPLEINGVNDSEPALLKAADNFTVLIKNNIRYPKFNFNKRNILPNISSTYLKTCIFNRQTDPYCPIFRLGDIVHEAGEDFQKMAVEGGVMGIQIRWDCDLDKSDSKCVPTYTFRRLDNKNPNNNVAPGYNFRFAKYYKTPDGVESRTLIKAYGIRFDVMVFGRAGKFNIIPTLINVGSGLALLGLATVLCDCIVLYCMKKRNFYREKKYKFVDDFDLVANSQTTYGTP
- the p2rx4b gene encoding P2X purinoceptor 4b isoform X1, which translates into the protein MSESRICCPCLYRCIFEYETPRSVIIRSRKVGSFNRFIQLAILGYIIGWVLVWQKGYQEFDSIISSVTTKVKGIAVTNDSHLGFRVWDVADYVIPPQEELSFFVMTNLIMTRDQIQAQCPEVPDDSSKCTSDSNCTAGFSDVHSSGIQTGRCVNFNETVRTCEVQAWCPLEINGVNDSEPALLKAADNFTVLIKNNIRYPKFNFNKRNILPNISSTYLKTCIFNRQTDPYCPIFRLGDIVHEAGEDFQKMAVEGGVMGIQIRWDCDLDKSDSKCVPTYTFRRLDNKNPNNNVAPGYNFRFAKYYKTPDGVESRTLIKAYGIRFDVMVFGRAGKFNIIPTLINVGSGLALLGLATVLCDCIVLYCMKKRNFYREKKYKFVDDFDLGPGEFPFDMER